The following proteins come from a genomic window of Candidatus Neomarinimicrobiota bacterium:
- a CDS encoding DUF885 domain-containing protein, with product MTPSDQLDNLVDRFYDDYFEFNPTLGREAGLAEYLGKAPDLGYENIMGFLKRLRFYGIEAERLGRGNRLSLQDQADLRQLDVRVGYELFEIQQLKWWANDPLAYGRHLDLSHYLKRSYASLTTRARHTLSHLKRIPHLLEQQRFNLGPVQPRINLTTTMEAFQGYRDFYARHVKYAFRNVRDARLQQDLQEAVTEATKGFDKSISYMKEKLLPSATGSFAIGRFNFIDMLRLGEMVDMELDVLLRIGETDLERNRDRFEAVAADYMPGESPRDAMLTIARNHPTSESLIEKTGDILEDMREFIVENDIVTIPSENRIRVEETPGFMRWAFAICDTPGPFEKKATESFFYVTNVNPQWSEKEKEEWLTKFDYATLEAVSIHEAYPGHFVHFLHTLRAPSKVSKLSGAYSFWEGWAHYAEEMMVEEGWREEDPEFRLAQLSEALIRNCRYVCAIQMHTQGMTVEEATEFFTKNAYMERTPARKEAERGTYDPGYLNYTLGKLMILKLRDDWKRQEGNAYSPKRFHDTLLSFGAPPIPLVRKLMLKEDDGVIV from the coding sequence TATGGAATCGAGGCGGAGAGGCTTGGAAGAGGTAACCGCCTTTCTCTCCAGGATCAAGCGGATCTAAGGCAACTGGATGTGAGGGTTGGCTATGAACTATTCGAGATCCAGCAACTGAAATGGTGGGCCAACGATCCTCTCGCTTATGGGAGACATCTGGACTTAAGCCACTATCTGAAAAGGAGCTACGCCTCGCTCACAACCAGGGCTCGGCACACTCTCAGTCACCTGAAACGGATACCTCACCTCCTGGAGCAGCAACGGTTCAACCTGGGCCCCGTGCAGCCAAGAATCAATCTCACCACCACAATGGAAGCGTTCCAGGGATACCGAGATTTCTACGCCAGGCATGTGAAGTACGCCTTCAGAAATGTTCGCGATGCCAGGCTGCAACAAGACTTGCAGGAGGCTGTGACTGAAGCGACGAAGGGATTCGACAAGTCTATTTCTTACATGAAAGAAAAATTGCTTCCCAGCGCAACGGGGAGTTTCGCCATCGGTCGGTTCAACTTTATTGACATGCTGAGACTCGGGGAAATGGTAGATATGGAACTCGATGTTCTTCTTAGAATTGGGGAGACAGACCTGGAAAGAAACAGGGACCGATTTGAGGCCGTTGCGGCAGACTATATGCCTGGTGAATCCCCGAGGGATGCCATGCTGACCATCGCCAGGAATCATCCCACATCTGAGTCACTGATCGAGAAGACTGGCGACATTCTTGAGGACATGCGCGAGTTCATCGTGGAAAACGATATTGTCACCATCCCTTCCGAGAATCGTATCCGGGTTGAAGAGACACCCGGTTTCATGAGATGGGCCTTTGCCATCTGTGACACTCCCGGTCCGTTTGAGAAGAAAGCTACCGAGTCGTTCTTTTACGTGACGAACGTTAATCCTCAGTGGTCAGAGAAGGAAAAGGAGGAGTGGTTAACCAAATTTGACTATGCAACGTTAGAGGCCGTATCCATTCATGAGGCCTATCCCGGACACTTTGTCCACTTCCTGCACACCCTAAGGGCACCTTCAAAAGTGTCCAAGCTCTCGGGGGCCTATTCATTCTGGGAAGGGTGGGCTCACTACGCGGAGGAAATGATGGTGGAGGAAGGTTGGCGTGAGGAAGACCCCGAATTCCGATTGGCTCAGTTGTCCGAGGCTCTCATCCGGAACTGCAGATACGTCTGCGCCATCCAGATGCACACTCAAGGTATGACCGTGGAGGAGGCAACCGAGTTTTTCACGAAGAATGCTTACATGGAAAGAACGCCGGCACGGAAGGAAGCAGAGCGTGGAACCTATGATCCTGGCTATCTGAATTACACGCTGGGAAAACTCATGATCTTGAAACTCCGCGATGACTGGAAAAGACAGGAAGGGAACGCCTATTCACCCAAACGGTTTCACGACACGCTGCTCTCCTTTGGTGCCCCGCCAATCCCGCTCGTTAGAAAGCTCATGTTGAAAGAGGACGATGGGGTAATCGTGTAG